DNA sequence from the Campylobacter concisus genome:
ACTCTTTAGAGATCGACGTCTCAATGGCTAGATTTGCAAACGTGGCATTTAGCGACGGCTCACTTCTTTTTGGATTTCAAAAGCGCATAGAAAAACTTCAGCCTATAGTCGCCCCAAACGACGTCAGGCGCTACTTCCTAACGCCAAAAGAGAGCGGCGAGCTTTGTCTTTTAAGTACCATTTTTGGTGAAAATAGAGATATATTTTTCCCAAAACTAGATGAAAATTTAGACCTTATAACATTTAGCGAGATAGCCAAGCGCTACTTGGCTAATTTAGGATACGAGCCATTTTTATGTGAAAATGAGGAGGAGGCCAGAAAGCTTGCAAAAGAGCTTCCAAAAGATGGCTTTTACCCTTGCCTTTTTGCGCCTAGTGACACGACTGGAGAGAAGGACTATGAGGAGTTTTTTGTTGACGGTGAGAGGCTTGATATGCAAAGGCTTCAAAATATCGGCATAGTCAAAAATGATGCAAATTTTGACAGCAAAAAGCTAGAAATTTTTAAAAACAATATCTTAAATTTAAAATCAAGCTTAGCATGGAGCAAAGAGGACGTTTTGCGCGAGGTCTTCGAACTCATACCAAATTTTATGCATAAAGAAACAGGAAAATATCTCGATGAAAAGATGTGATTTTGACGAGGTTTTGAAATTTATAAAAAGCACCTTTGGCAAGGATAAAGTCCCGCTTCACGAGCCTAAATTTATAGGCAATGAGAAAAAATATCTACTTGAGTGCATCGACTCTAGTTTCGTCTCAAGTGTCGGTAAATTTGTAGATGAGCTTGAGAGTAAGCTAGCTCAAATGGTTGGTGCTAAATTCGCAGTTGCTACGACAAATGGCACCTCTGCGCTTCATATCTGTCTAAAACTAGCTGGTGTTGGGCAAAATGACGAAGTGATTACGCAACCAGTTACTTTTATAGCCACTTGCAACGCCATTAGCTACCTTTTTGCAAAGCCAGTTTTCGTGGACGTTGACCTTGACACGCTTGGTATGTCGCCAACGTCACTTAGTGCGTTTTTGGAGAAAAACTGCGAGCTAAAAGAGGGCAACTGTGTAAATAAAACTAGCGGCAGGATAGTGCGTGCCTGCGTTCCTATGCACACTTTTGGACTGCCTTGCAAGGTAGATGAGATAGCTGAAATTTGCAAGCATTGGAACATCGCTTTGGTAGAAGATAGTGCCGAGAGCCTTGGTAGCTACTATAAAGGCGCTCATACAGGAAATTTTGGCAAGCTTGCGGCCATGAGCTTTAATGGCAATAAGATAGTCACAAGTGGAGGTGGTGGAGCTGTCATCACAAACGACGAGGAGATAGCAAAGCACGCTAAATTTATCACCACAACGGCCAAGGTGCCACATCCTTTTGAATACCGCCACAGCGAGATCGGCTACAACTACCGCCTACCAAATTTAAACGCGGCCCTGCTTGTGGCTCAGCTAGAAAATTTGGAGCTATTTTTAAAGAGCAAACGCGAGCTTGCGATGATCTATAAAAAGTATTTTTCTAAATTTGATGATGTGAAATTTATAGATGAGCCGGTGGATGCTAGGTCAAATTTTTGGCTAAATGCGGTGCTGTTTGAGAGCCATGAAAGAAGAGATGAGTTTTTGAAATTTAGTAATGAAAATGGCGTTTTTACGCGTCCTATCTGGCAGCTTATGAATGAGCTTGATATGTTTAAGGAGTGCCAAAAAGATGAGCTAAAAAATGCTAAATTTCTAAGTGATAGGATAGTAAATATCCCAAGTAGTGCAAGAGTATAGCCGTGCAAGATATAGTTTTAATAGGTGGCGGCGGGCACTGCAAGAGTGTGATAGATGTTATTGAGAGTGAAGCTAAATTTAATATAATTGGCATTATAGATACGGCAGAAAATATTGGCAAAAAGGTGCTTGGCTATGAGATTATAGGTAGCGATGATGATCTGGCTGAGGTTTTTACATCATGCAAAAATGCTGTGGTGACGGTTGGGCAGATAAAAAGCAGTGAGCCTAGAAAAAGGCTGTTTGCGCTACTAAAAGAGATAGGTTTTGGCCTTCCAGTCATTATCTCTCCGCTTGCGTATATCTCAAAGCATGCAAGTGTAGGTGAGGGAACGGTTGTGATGCATCATGCCTTGATTAACGCTGGTGCAAGTGTCGGCAAAAACTGCATCATAAATACAAAGGCGCTTGTGGAGCATGACGCAACTATCGGCGATCATTGCCATATCTCAACAGCAAGCGTGGTAAATGGTGGTGTTGTCGTGCAAGATGAGACATTTTTTGGCAGCAATGCAACCAGCAAAGAGTATATCGTGATAGGCGAAAATTCTATCATAGGCGGCGGAACTAGTGTGATGAGAAGCTTGGAGAAAAACGCTTTTATAAAGGCGTAAAACTGGAATTTTAAGGAAATTTGATGTCAAATAGTGTTTTTATCATAGCTGAAGCTGGGGTTAACCACAATGGTGATATAAATTTAGCCAAAAAGCTGATCGACGTGGCAGCTAAAGCTGGCGCTAATGCAGTGAAATTTCAAACCTTTAAAGCTCAAAATCTAGTTTCAAAAAATGCACAAAAAGCTAGCTACCAAAAACAAACTACCGATAAAAACGAGAGTCAATTTGATATGATAAAAAAACTCGAGTTAAATGAAAATATGCACAAGGAGCTCATTGCCTACTGCAAACAAAAAAATATCACATTTCTCTCAACTCCTTTTGATAGCGATAGCATAAAGCTTCTTCATGAGCTTGGGCTTAGTACATTTAAAATCCCAAGTGGCGAGATAACAAATTTACCCTATCTTAGGCAGATAGGTGGCTTAAATAAAAAGATCATCCTCTCAACTGGTATGGCAAATTTAGGCGAGGTAGAAGCCGCAATAGATGTACTTGTAAAAAGCGGCACGAAACGTGAAAACATAAGCCTTCTTCATGCAAATACGCAGTATCCAACGCCGATGGAGGATGTAAATTTAAAGGCGATGATAACTCTAAAAAATGCCTTTGGGCTTGAGGTCGGATATAGTGATCATACGCTTGGTATTGAGGTCGATATCGCAGCGGTTGCCATGGGTGCAAAGATCATAGAAAAGCACTTTACGCTTGATAAGAGCATGCCTGGACCTGATCACAAGGCTAGCCTTGAGCCAGATGAGCTGGCGGCTATGGTTAGGAGCATTAGAAATATTGAATTAGCACTTGGAAATAGACTTAAGCACTTTAGCAAAAGTGAGAGTGAAAATATAAAAATAGCTAGAAAATCGATTGTAGCAAAGTGTGATATAAAAAAAGGCGAAATTTTTAGCGAACAAAATATCTGTGTAAAACGTCCAGGGGATGGCATAAATCCTATGAGATGGGATGAAGTAATTGGACAAATTTCACAAAAAGATTATAAACAAGATGATCTGATATGAGAAAAATTTGTGTAGTGACAAGCACCAGAGCTGAATATGGCCTACTTTACTGGCTCTTAAAAGAAATTGAGGCAGATAGTGAGCTTGAGCTTCAGCTTATTGTCACTGGCATGCACCTAAGTCCTGAGTTTGGACTCACATACAAAGAGATTGAAAAAGAATTTAAGATAGATAAAAAGATAGAAATTTTAGGCTCTTCGCACTCAAAGCTTGATATATGCACTGAGATGGCAAAGGTTTATGAAAAATTTGCCCCAGCTTTTAGCGAACTTAAACCAGATATATTGGTGCTTCTTGGCGATAGATACGAGATATTTGGCGTAGCTGGCGTAGCTGGTATCATGCAAATACCAATAGCACACATACATGGTGGAGAAACTACTCAAGGGGCATTTGATGAGGCTTTTAGGCACAGCATAACAAAGATGAGCCATATTCATTTTGCAGCTACAAGAGAGTATGCAAATCGTATAATCCAGCTAGGAGAAGAACCTAGCAGAGTCTTTAATGTCGGCGGTCCTGGCATTGAAAATATAAAAAAGCTAAATTTACTAAATAAAGATGAGTTTGAAAAGTCTATAAATTTTAAGCTTGCTAAAAAAAATATACTAATCACATTTCATCCGGTAACACTTGAAAATAGTAGTGCAAAAGAGCAATTTAGCGAGCTTTTAAAAGCAATAGATGAGTTAAAAGATACAAATTTTATCTTTACGAAGGCAAATAGCGATACAGATAGTGATGTGATAAATAACATGATAGACGAGTATGTGAGTAAAAATTCACAAAAAGCTGTGGCATTTGCTTCACTTGGACAGCTGAGATATCTAAGTGCGATAAAATTTGTTGATATAGTCCTAGGGAATAGCTCAAGTGGCCTTTCAGAAGTCCCAAGCTTTAAAAAGGCCACCATAAATATAGGCGACCGCCAAAAAGGACGTGCAAAAGCTAGCAGTGTGATAGACGTTAGGCCCGTTAAAGAAGAAATTTTAGCCGCTATCAAAAGGGTATGTTCAAAAGAATTTGAGCAAGTTTTAAAAGATACTACCAATCCATATGATGGTGGTAATTCAAGCAAAAAAATGGTTAAAATTTTAAAAGAGATCGAGCTTGATGATATTTTGAAAAAGAAATTTTATGATATAGGTTTGAAATGAGAATAGTAAACGATATAAAGCTAAGCGTAAATTCAACCATAAAAGACGCCCTACAAACAATCAATAATGGTGGGCTCCAAATAGCTATCGTCGTGGATGAAAACGATAGCCTTGTAGGTACAGTAACAGATGGGGATATTAGGCGTGGACTATTAAATGGTCTTGATCTAAATAGCAATATAAATCTTATAGTGCACAAGAGTCCAAGTATTGCAAATGTTGGCGACACAAAAGAGTCAATACTAAAAATAGCACTTGCAAAAAAGCTTCATAAAATCCCACTAATAGATGAACTTGGAAAGCTAGTTGGCATAGAAGATATCGAAGATATTATAAAACCGGCCAGTAAAACAAACAAAGTCATTTTAATGGTAGGAGGCCTTGGTACTAGGCTTAGACCGCTTACGCAAGATACTCCAAAGCCAATGTTAAAGGTCGGAAACAAGCCGATACTTCAAACGATAGTTGAGAAATTTGCAGAGTATGGCTTTGTAAATATCACGATGTGTGTAAATTTTAATGCAGACATCATCAAGGACTATTTTGGTGACGGCAAAGAATTTGGAGTAAACATCGACTACATTTTGGAGCAAAAAAGAATGGGTACAGCAGGTGCATTAAGCCTACTTAAAGAGCGACCAAACGAACCATTTTTTGTAATGAATGGCGATCTTCTTACAAATGTAAATTTCGAGCATATCTTTAACTACCACACACTAAATAAAGCGACGGCTACAATGTGCGTCAGGGAGTATGACTATGAGGTTCCTTACGGCGTGGTAAAAATGAATGACAACAAGATAGTAGAGATCTCAGAAAAACCGGTGCAGAAATTTTTTGTAAGTGCTGGGATATATATGCTCTCGCCAGAAATTTTAGATCTAATACCACAAAATGAGTTTTACGATATGCCGACTCTTTTTGAAAAAGCAATAAGCCAAGGTAAAAACGTAATCTCGTTTCCTATACATGAGTACTGGATCGATATAGGCCGCTTAGAAGAGTATCAAAAAGCAAATGAAGAATACGCAAAAATATTTTGATGAGGCATTTTAGATGAAAGCTCTTATCTTAGGCTATGGTTCGATTGGTAAAAGGCATTACGAAGTATTGGAAGCTTTACCGCAGATAGATGAGATCTGCCTCGTTACTAGCCAAAATGTAGCCAATAAAATTTGTTACAAAAGTTTAGAAGAAGTCTCAAATTTAGACAAGTTTGACTACTTTGTCATAGCAACTCCCACATTTTTACATTTGCAAAATTTAAAATTTCTAGACGAGAAAGTAAAAGATAAAATAATACTTTGTGAAAAGCCTTTGTTTGAGAAATTTTACGATTTTACACCAAAAAACAATAAAATTTTTGTAGGCTACGTGCTTAGATTTCATCCACTTTTACAAAAACTAAAAGAGTTTTTGGAGAGTGAAAAAATTTTATACATAAATGCTAGTTGTGGACAGTATCTACCAAGCTGGAGGAATGAAGACTATAGAAAATGTTATAGTGCTAGCAAAGAAAAAGGCGGTGGGGTTTTGCTAGATCTTAGTCATGAGTTAGACTATACCATGTGGCTGTGTGGCAAATTTAAGAGCGTAAAAAGCTTTCAAAATAAAATCTCAAATTTGCAGATAACAAGCGATGATTTATGTTTGATCTTTGGCAAAACAGATAATAATGTAGTAGCCAATATAAGCATTGATTATCTAAGCCATATGACGCATAGAAACGTGCGAGTGGAGTGCGAAGGCTCCACTTATGAGCTTAATTTCATAAAAGGTACTCTCATAAAACAAGATATCAATAGGCAAATTTTTAACATGCCAAATTTGGCAAGAAATGAGATGTTTTTAGCTATGCATAAAGATGTCTTGGGTGAGCAAAGATACGTTTGTGGCTTTAGTGAAGGACAAGATACTATGGGAGTAATAGATCAAATTCAAAGGCAAAATAATGAGTAATGTTTTATGTACGATATGTGCGAGAGGCGGTAGCAAGGGTGTAAAAGGGAAAAATGTACGTGAGCTTTGTGGAAAACCCCTTATCGCTTACACCATAGAGCAAGCCAGAGAGTCAAATTTATTTGAACATATAGTAATTAGTACTGATAGCGATTTGATCGCAGAAACGGCAGTAAAATACGGCGCAGAAGTCTTTTTTAAAAGAGATGCTGCTATGGCCAGCGATACAGCTGGAAAGCTTGATGTGATAAAAGATGCTTTTTTAAAAAGTGAACAACATTATGCGCAAAAATTTGATTATGAGATCGATCTTGATGCAACAGCTCCACTTCGTGATGTGAGCGATATCATAAACGCTTACAATCAGTTTCTGCGCGATGAAAATGACAATCTAATAACTGCAATGCCAAGCAGAAGAAGTCCGTACTTTAACTTGGTTGAAATTTATCCTGATGGACATGTGGGGCTTGCGAAAACTTTAGCAAAAGCTATTGTAAGACGACAAGATGCACCAAAGACTTATGATATGAACGCTTCTATCTATATCTGGAAACGTGAAGCCTTACTAAATAACGATACATTGTTTTTGCCAAAAACTGGGCTTTATGTGATGAGTGAAGACAGATCAATCGATATAGATTGTGAACTGGATTTTAAATTTGTAGAGTTTTTAATGAAGGAAAAAAATGCTAACAGATAAAGTCATAGTAGTAACGGGAGGGGCTGGTAGGATAGGAAGTGCTTTCATAAGAGCCATCGCTAGTCAAAACGGAGTTGGAGTAATAGCAGAAGTCGACACAAAAAGAGCAAATTTACTAAAAGATGAGATAAAAAACTCAAACAAAGATGCGAAAATCGAAGTTTTACAAATTGACATCAGTGACGTAAATTCTGTTAATGAAGCCATAAATTTCTTACACTCAAAATATGGCCACATAGATGCACTGGTAAATAACGCCTATCCAAAAAATAAAAATTACGGTAAGAAATTTTTTGAGATAGATATGAATGATTTCAATGCCTTCTTAAATTTACACCTTGGCGGATACTTTAATATCTCGCAAAATTTTATAAAATACTTTTTAGAGCAAGGTCACGGTAATATCATAAATATCTCATCTATACAAGGTATCGGAGCTCCTGCTTTTGAGACCTACGAGGGAACAAATATGCACTCTCCTGTCGAATATACAGTAGTAAAACATGGCCTTCTTGGCATGACAAAATACATGGCAAAGATGTTTAAAAAAGACAATATCCGCGTAAATTCTATAAGTCCTGGAGGAATTTTAGATGGACAGCCTGAGCCATTTTTAAGCCAATATAAAAAAAGATGTGGCATGAAAGGAATGCTTGATGCAAATGATATTTGCGGTGCTTTGATTTATTTACTAAGTGATGTATCAAAATATGTAAATGGACAAAATATTGTAGTTGATGATGGATTTAGTTTATAATTTAAAGCCTTAGTTTATTGCTAAGGCTTTAAAGCATCAAATTTAGCATGAGTATTTTAAAAGCTCATATACAAAGTTTAAGATATTTTATTGATTGCAAAAGTATAAAACCCCAAAGTTAGAACTTTGGGGCGTGGGTTTGCGTATTGTAAAAGCATTAACACTCTTAAGGCTTTGTTACTACGACAAAGCCTCTATCTAAAACCTTAATGAAACTATTGTAGAAGCTTCATTACGTTTTGTTGTACGCTGTTTGCTTGACTCATAGCATAAGCACCTGATTGAGCTAGGATGTTATGTTTCGAGAAGTTAGCAGACTCGCTAGCAAAATCAACATCTCTGATTTGAGATTCTGCTGATTTTACGTTAACTTGAGTTACAGTGATGTTATTAACTGTAGCTTGAAGTTGATTTTGAACTGAACCAAGGTCTGAACGAACTTGATCAAGTGTTTTTTGAGCAGACTCAGCGATACTCATAACAGCCATCGCGCCACGAAGTGTCATAACACCAGCAGATTGAGCTACTGATAAAGCTTTACTCATTCTTTGGAAGCCCATAGCAGTTGCTAGGGTTTTATCTATTTGGCCTCTTATGTCTCTTAGAGATACTGATTGTTGAGCACCACCATCAGCAGAGAATGCTATTGACAATTTAGTAGCACCGCCACCTTCTAGTTTAATATCTCTACCATCAAGACGAACCAAATTTAGTCTTCCAACAAAGCCTTTTGTTAAATTGTTACCTTTTCCGCCAAGTCCTTTCTCAATGTCTGTACCAGTTGCAACTATAGCACGACCATCACGGCTTGTTAGTACCATTTTGCCTGTTTCAGCATCAACAGAAGCTTCAACACCAGTTTGATCTTTTACAGAGTTGATAGCATTTACTAGTGCACCGTTTGCATCATTTGCTTTAACCTCTAGGTCGCCGATCTTAACGCCGTTGATTGTTAAAGATTTAATTAGACCACCAGCAATAGCAACACTAGCTTTCCAAGTAACATCAGCTGTCGCTCTAACACCAGTTTTATCAGCAACTTTATTAATATTCTCAGCTAGAGCACCAAGTCCTTTACCTATACCTGTTGAAATAGTAGCAGCTGTAACGCCAACATCATTTACACCATCAACGTTTAAGAATTTAAGCTTTACTTCACCCATAGCGGTAAGTAATTTTGAACTCTCAAAACGTGTAAGGCCGATCTTATCAGATGTAGTCGCACCAATACTTGCTTTAACAGTTTGGTTTGAGTAAGCACCTATTTGGAATTCTTTATTAGAGAATGTTCCGTTTAGTAGTTGCTGACCGTTAAATGAAGTAGTGTTACCGATATTGTCAAGCTCTTCCATTAGACGAACGATATCAGCTTGCAATGCTTGGCGTGATTGAGTTGTTTGGCCGTCTTGAGCTGATTGAGTAGCTTTTGTCTTGATAGTATCAAGAATTTTTAGCTGCTCGTCCATAGCTTTATCGGCAACTTGAATGATACCAATAGCATCATTACCGTTTGCAATAGCTTGACCTAAAGCTGAAGCTTGACTTCTTAAGCTATCTGCAATAGATAGACCTGAAGCATCGTCTGCAGCTGTTTGAATCCTAAGACCTGAGCTAAGTTTGTTAAGTGACTTAGATAGGTCAGTGTTGTTGCTAACTGCGTTAGCGTGTGTGTTAAGTGCGTTTACGTTTGTGTTAATACGAAAACTCATTGTAAATCCTTTTAATTTTTTAGTTACGACTTCTTGTCGCACAAAAACTATATCGTGAAATTTTCTAAAAACTTTATAGGCATGAATGAAAAAATTTTTAAAATAATAAAGACGGATTTAATTTTTATGTCTTGATACTTTAAAAATTATTTCTGCTACAATTACGCCAAAAAATTCAAAGGCTATATATAAATGAAAAGCTTAATCATCGTGGAATCTCCCGCAAAAGCAAAGACTATCAAAAATTTTCTAGATAAAAGCTACAACGTCATCGCCTCAAAGGGCCACATCAGAGACCTGCCAAAAACAAGCTTTGGTATCAAGATAGAAGATGATAAATTTACCCCAGAGTATCGCATCAGCAGTGATCACTCCGCCATCGTAAAAGAGATAAAAGAGCTTGCTAAGGGTGCTGATGAAATTTACCTCGCGACCGATGAGGATAGAGAGGGTGAGGCGATCGCATTTCACATCGCAAACGCTATCGGCAAAGAGCCAACTAGTCTGCCTCGCATCGTCTTTCACGAGATCACCAAAAGCGCCATACAAAACGCTCTAAAAAGCCCAAGACACGTCGATATGAATAGCGTCAATGCCCAGCAAACAAGGCGTTTGCTCGACCGCATAGTTGGCTACAAGCTAAGTCCGCTTTTAAATTTAAAGATACAAAAAGGCTTAAGCGCTGGCCGTGTTCAAAGTGCGGCACTAAAGATAATAGTCGACCGCGAGCGTGAAATCCAGGCATTTAAGCCAGTTGAATACTACACCATTGACACCGTTTTTAAAAAAGACCTAGACGCTGAGCTAGTTAAATTTGAAAACCAAAAGATCGAAAAGCTTACCATCCAAAACCCAGACCGCGCAAAATACATCATTGAAAATTTACAAAATGAGAAATTTAGTGTCCGTGAGATCGAGAGTAAAGATAGAAAGATCCAGCCAAGCCCGCCATTTATGACTTCAACCCTTCAGCAAAGTGCGAGCAACCGTCTTGGCTTTAGCCCTAAAAAGACGATGATGATCGCACAAAGCCTCTATGAAGGCGTACAAACTCACGAAGGCTTCATGGGTGCTATCACATATATGAGAACAGATAGCTTAAATTTAGCCAAAGAGGCTGTCGCGGCCGCTAGAGAGCATATATTGCAAAACTACGGCAAAGAGTATCTGCCGGCCAAAGCGATAAGCTACACGACAAGTTCAAAAGCCGCGCAAGAAGCCCACGAAGCGATTCGCCCTACAAATTTAAACTTCACTCCACAAATCGCCGCTAAATTTTTAGAAAAAGACGCGCTTAAACTCTACACACTCATCTATAATAGATTTTTAGCCTGCCAAATGAGCGCATGTGTGAGTCAAACGCAAAATGTCTATGTCGCAAGCGAAAAAGGCGAGTTTAAGATAAGCGGCAGAAAGGTACTATTTGACGGCTTTTACAAAGTTTATGGCGAGCTTGATAAGGATAAAATTTTGCCAAATTTAAAAAAGGGCGACGAGATGAACTTGCAAAGCATAAAAAGCACGCAAAATTTCACCGAGCCACCAGCTAGGTACTCAGAAGCTGGCCTTGTTAAAAAGCTTGAAAGCCTTGGCATCGGCCGCCCAAGTACCTATGCACCGACTATCACGCTGCTAACCTCAAGAGACTACGTGAGAGTCGAGAAAAAGCAGCTCATACCAAACGATATCGCATTCAGCATGATAGGTGTTTTGGAGGAGCACTTTAGCAATATCGTTGATAGCGAATTTACCTCACATCTTGAAGAAAAGCTCGATGAGATAGCACTTGATAAGGCTGACTGGCAAAAGGTGCTAAGCGACTTTTACTATCCATTTATGGAAAAAATTAGTGCTGGAAAAACTGGCATAAAGAGCCTAAAAACGGCTACTCCGATCGGAGAGAAGTGCCCAGAGTGCGGAAGCGAGCTAGTGCTTAGAAAGGGCAGATACGGCGAGTTTATCGCTTGCTCAAATTTTCCAAAATGCAAATACTCAAGAAACGTCGCAAAAGATAATGAAAAGAGCGCAGAGGCAGGCGCTGCTACTGCGGCAGCAAAGCCAAAACGCGAGCTTAAAAAGCTTGATGTGCCATGTCCAAAATGTGGCGGTGAGATCGTCGAAAGGTTTAGCAGGCGCGGTAAATTTTATGGATGTGCCAACTATCCAAAATGCGACTTCGTCTCAAACTACGAGCCAGTTGAGCAAAAATGCGACGAATGTGGCGGCGATATGATCAAAAAAGATCTTAAAAAAGGCACATTTATAGAGTGCACAAAGTGCAAGAAAAAGACCCTTATCTCTGAAAACTAAAAAATTCTAGCCAAATCTGAGCCCTTGAGCCTAAATTTGGCTTTTATAAATTTGGAATTTAAGTGCCTGACACCACCGCTAAGCTTAGCCAGCATAAAGGGCAAAAACCTCGTCACCAACTACACTCAGTTAGATGGTAGCTTCACATCGCAGTACGTACTTTTTTGGCGAGCTTAGCGCTTTGCCAAATTTAAAAACTAGTCTTTTAAAAGAGAGAGCGGAAATTTATAAGAGAAAGTAATGTCATAAGATTTAAGCTTTTCGCATAGTTTTTAATAAGTTTATATCGTGGAGCAATTTTAAAATTTCACTCACTTGCAAGAATTGACTGCTAAAATTTAGCTTCGCTTACCGCTTAACTCAAATTTTAGAGCCAAAATTACTCGTTCTTGAATTTTTAAAATTTACTTGACACTTGCTATATATACGAACGCATGCGGTGCAAAGTACTATTACATGCACTTCTAACGTGCGAATGGTTTAGGGGATTAAAAGGAAGAAAAGGGACGGCTTTGCTTCGCTAGCTCGCAGCTGCGAGCAGACCGTAACTCAAGCCCCTTTGTCCATCTTTGAATAAAAATAATTTTATACATTTCATCAAACTATTTTTGCAAATTCAT
Encoded proteins:
- a CDS encoding Gfo/Idh/MocA family protein, whose translation is MKALILGYGSIGKRHYEVLEALPQIDEICLVTSQNVANKICYKSLEEVSNLDKFDYFVIATPTFLHLQNLKFLDEKVKDKIILCEKPLFEKFYDFTPKNNKIFVGYVLRFHPLLQKLKEFLESEKILYINASCGQYLPSWRNEDYRKCYSASKEKGGGVLLDLSHELDYTMWLCGKFKSVKSFQNKISNLQITSDDLCLIFGKTDNNVVANISIDYLSHMTHRNVRVECEGSTYELNFIKGTLIKQDINRQIFNMPNLARNEMFLAMHKDVLGEQRYVCGFSEGQDTMGVIDQIQRQNNE
- a CDS encoding cytidylyltransferase domain-containing protein, with translation MSNVLCTICARGGSKGVKGKNVRELCGKPLIAYTIEQARESNLFEHIVISTDSDLIAETAVKYGAEVFFKRDAAMASDTAGKLDVIKDAFLKSEQHYAQKFDYEIDLDATAPLRDVSDIINAYNQFLRDENDNLITAMPSRRSPYFNLVEIYPDGHVGLAKTLAKAIVRRQDAPKTYDMNASIYIWKREALLNNDTLFLPKTGLYVMSEDRSIDIDCELDFKFVEFLMKEKNANR
- a CDS encoding LegC family aminotransferase encodes the protein MKRCDFDEVLKFIKSTFGKDKVPLHEPKFIGNEKKYLLECIDSSFVSSVGKFVDELESKLAQMVGAKFAVATTNGTSALHICLKLAGVGQNDEVITQPVTFIATCNAISYLFAKPVFVDVDLDTLGMSPTSLSAFLEKNCELKEGNCVNKTSGRIVRACVPMHTFGLPCKVDEIAEICKHWNIALVEDSAESLGSYYKGAHTGNFGKLAAMSFNGNKIVTSGGGGAVITNDEEIAKHAKFITTTAKVPHPFEYRHSEIGYNYRLPNLNAALLVAQLENLELFLKSKRELAMIYKKYFSKFDDVKFIDEPVDARSNFWLNAVLFESHERRDEFLKFSNENGVFTRPIWQLMNELDMFKECQKDELKNAKFLSDRIVNIPSSARV
- a CDS encoding UDP-N-acetylglucosamine 4,6-dehydratase, which translates into the protein MDILSLIGRTKNLFEDDINALGKDLKEIVSSSSFLVIGGAGSIGSAVTKEIFIRDPKKLYVVDISENNLVELVRDIRSEFGYINGDFKTFAIDVASAEFDALLAQSGGFDYVLNLSALKHVRSEKDPFTLMRMLETNIFNTDKTLAQTSDMKSKKYFCVSTDKAANPVNLMGASKRIMEMFAFRHSLEIDVSMARFANVAFSDGSLLFGFQKRIEKLQPIVAPNDVRRYFLTPKESGELCLLSTIFGENRDIFFPKLDENLDLITFSEIAKRYLANLGYEPFLCENEEEARKLAKELPKDGFYPCLFAPSDTTGEKDYEEFFVDGERLDMQRLQNIGIVKNDANFDSKKLEIFKNNILNLKSSLAWSKEDVLREVFELIPNFMHKETGKYLDEKM
- the neuC gene encoding UDP-N-acetylglucosamine 2-epimerase, producing MRKICVVTSTRAEYGLLYWLLKEIEADSELELQLIVTGMHLSPEFGLTYKEIEKEFKIDKKIEILGSSHSKLDICTEMAKVYEKFAPAFSELKPDILVLLGDRYEIFGVAGVAGIMQIPIAHIHGGETTQGAFDEAFRHSITKMSHIHFAATREYANRIIQLGEEPSRVFNVGGPGIENIKKLNLLNKDEFEKSINFKLAKKNILITFHPVTLENSSAKEQFSELLKAIDELKDTNFIFTKANSDTDSDVINNMIDEYVSKNSQKAVAFASLGQLRYLSAIKFVDIVLGNSSSGLSEVPSFKKATINIGDRQKGRAKASSVIDVRPVKEEILAAIKRVCSKEFEQVLKDTTNPYDGGNSSKKMVKILKEIELDDILKKKFYDIGLK
- a CDS encoding NeuD/PglB/VioB family sugar acetyltransferase encodes the protein MQDIVLIGGGGHCKSVIDVIESEAKFNIIGIIDTAENIGKKVLGYEIIGSDDDLAEVFTSCKNAVVTVGQIKSSEPRKRLFALLKEIGFGLPVIISPLAYISKHASVGEGTVVMHHALINAGASVGKNCIINTKALVEHDATIGDHCHISTASVVNGGVVVQDETFFGSNATSKEYIVIGENSIIGGGTSVMRSLEKNAFIKA
- a CDS encoding nucleotidyltransferase family protein; amino-acid sequence: MRIVNDIKLSVNSTIKDALQTINNGGLQIAIVVDENDSLVGTVTDGDIRRGLLNGLDLNSNINLIVHKSPSIANVGDTKESILKIALAKKLHKIPLIDELGKLVGIEDIEDIIKPASKTNKVILMVGGLGTRLRPLTQDTPKPMLKVGNKPILQTIVEKFAEYGFVNITMCVNFNADIIKDYFGDGKEFGVNIDYILEQKRMGTAGALSLLKERPNEPFFVMNGDLLTNVNFEHIFNYHTLNKATATMCVREYDYEVPYGVVKMNDNKIVEISEKPVQKFFVSAGIYMLSPEILDLIPQNEFYDMPTLFEKAISQGKNVISFPIHEYWIDIGRLEEYQKANEEYAKIF
- the neuB gene encoding N-acetylneuraminate synthase, producing MSNSVFIIAEAGVNHNGDINLAKKLIDVAAKAGANAVKFQTFKAQNLVSKNAQKASYQKQTTDKNESQFDMIKKLELNENMHKELIAYCKQKNITFLSTPFDSDSIKLLHELGLSTFKIPSGEITNLPYLRQIGGLNKKIILSTGMANLGEVEAAIDVLVKSGTKRENISLLHANTQYPTPMEDVNLKAMITLKNAFGLEVGYSDHTLGIEVDIAAVAMGAKIIEKHFTLDKSMPGPDHKASLEPDELAAMVRSIRNIELALGNRLKHFSKSESENIKIARKSIVAKCDIKKGEIFSEQNICVKRPGDGINPMRWDEVIGQISQKDYKQDDLI
- a CDS encoding oxidoreductase, producing the protein MLTDKVIVVTGGAGRIGSAFIRAIASQNGVGVIAEVDTKRANLLKDEIKNSNKDAKIEVLQIDISDVNSVNEAINFLHSKYGHIDALVNNAYPKNKNYGKKFFEIDMNDFNAFLNLHLGGYFNISQNFIKYFLEQGHGNIINISSIQGIGAPAFETYEGTNMHSPVEYTVVKHGLLGMTKYMAKMFKKDNIRVNSISPGGILDGQPEPFLSQYKKRCGMKGMLDANDICGALIYLLSDVSKYVNGQNIVVDDGFSL